In a genomic window of Spiroplasma melliferum:
- a CDS encoding putative signal peptidase II: protein MKERTKQFWYDFKDHFKNRNYIWKYKLQVCLPIFISLLILDIITKQLAFHLLSHDPAAPEVKFLDGFINFKFMVNKGIAFGTNADNLPLVIVGAVFITLLAFSIFLYINNKIAAVGLIMITTGGFGNLIDRMWNHGGVVDFLAWILFPPYSVFNLADNWVTFGVIVLILAIIIEIIQFYRERARNKREEHSNSNG, encoded by the coding sequence ATGAAAGAACGAACAAAACAATTTTGATATGATTTTAAAGACCATTTTAAAAATCGGAATTATATTTGAAAATATAAACTCCAAGTTTGCCTACCAATTTTTATTTCGTTATTAATTTTAGATATTATTACGAAGCAATTAGCTTTTCATTTATTGTCACATGACCCAGCGGCTCCCGAAGTTAAATTTCTTGATGGATTTATTAATTTTAAATTTATGGTTAATAAAGGAATTGCTTTTGGGACAAACGCTGATAATCTTCCACTTGTCATTGTTGGTGCAGTTTTCATTACTTTGCTTGCATTTAGTATTTTTTTATATATTAATAATAAAATTGCCGCCGTTGGTTTAATTATGATTACGACGGGTGGCTTTGGGAATTTAATTGACCGAATGTGAAATCATGGTGGTGTTGTTGATTTTCTAGCATGAATTTTATTTCCACCTTATAGTGTGTTTAATTTAGCTGATAATTGAGTAACATTTGGTGTTATTGTCTTAATTCTTGCTATTATTATTGAAATTATTCAGTTTTATCGTGAACGAGCACGAAACAAACGTGAGGAGCATTCGAATTCAAATGGCTAA
- a CDS encoding phenylalanyl-tRNA synthetase subunit alpha produces MEKELELLFNQATKKIKAAKTVAEVNTLQLKYLGKKAMLNDLLKKMKDLTHQERLTIGQKANQIKGELTVLCQTKKTELENALLLATIEQEKIDLSLPGYNLVLATKHPLNQVIDEISQLFQELGYDIVFGTEVDDDEYNFQRLNLPLGHPARDMQDTFYLSKNTLLRTHCTNMTARAISQMKSKNEIIAMISAGNTYRRDDDDATHSHQFMQIDGFLVAPNITFANLKWTIQYFCQRMFGEATQIRLRPSFFPFTEPSVEVDVTCVNCQGKGCSICKQTGWIEIMGSGMINPLVYEACGQDPTLTGFAFGIGIERIAMLKYGIDDIRRFYTNDIRFLEQFKKFD; encoded by the coding sequence ATGGAAAAAGAATTAGAATTATTATTTAATCAAGCAACAAAAAAAATTAAAGCAGCAAAAACAGTAGCGGAAGTTAATACGCTTCAATTAAAATATTTGGGAAAAAAAGCAATGTTGAATGATTTATTGAAAAAAATGAAAGATTTAACGCATCAAGAACGTTTAACAATTGGACAAAAAGCAAATCAAATTAAAGGGGAATTAACCGTATTATGTCAAACTAAAAAGACAGAATTAGAAAATGCTTTATTATTAGCAACAATTGAACAAGAAAAAATTGATTTGTCGTTACCAGGATATAATTTAGTGTTAGCAACAAAGCATCCTTTAAACCAAGTTATTGATGAAATTTCTCAATTATTCCAAGAATTAGGATATGATATTGTGTTTGGAACTGAAGTTGATGATGATGAATATAATTTTCAACGCTTAAATTTACCATTAGGGCATCCCGCTCGTGATATGCAAGATACATTTTATTTGTCTAAAAATACATTATTACGAACACATTGTACCAACATGACAGCCCGTGCAATTTCGCAGATGAAAAGTAAAAACGAAATTATTGCGATGATTTCAGCCGGAAATACTTATCGTCGGGATGATGATGATGCTACGCATTCACACCAATTTATGCAAATTGATGGATTTTTAGTTGCTCCAAATATTACTTTTGCTAATTTAAAATGAACAATTCAATACTTTTGTCAAAGAATGTTTGGTGAAGCAACGCAAATCCGTTTACGGCCAAGTTTTTTTCCATTTACAGAACCGTCAGTTGAAGTTGATGTTACTTGTGTTAATTGTCAAGGTAAAGGTTGTTCAATTTGCAAGCAAACTGGATGAATTGAGATTATGGGGTCTGGGATGATTAATCCGCTTGTTTATGAAGCATGTGGTCAAGATCCAACATTAACTGGCTTTGCTTTTGGGATTGGAATTGAACGAATTGCGATGTTAAAATATGGAATTGATGATATTCGTCGTTTTTATACGAATGACATCCGCTTTTTAGAACAATTTAAGAAATTTGATTAG
- a CDS encoding 50S ribosomal protein L32 yields MAVPFRKTSKQAKRKRRTHFKLVGATLIACKNCGALIKPHRVCRECGYYKDKEVIRVD; encoded by the coding sequence ATGGCGGTACCATTTCGAAAAACATCCAAGCAGGCAAAAAGAAAACGCCGAACACATTTTAAATTAGTTGGAGCAACTTTGATAGCATGTAAAAATTGTGGAGCATTAATTAAGCCACATAGAGTTTGTCGTGAATGTGGATATTATAAGGATAAAGAAGTTATTAGAGTTGATTAG
- a CDS encoding cell division protein FtsA has translation MNEVDYKLKEVYAVLEIKNYSFSFMVGVYTESQIKVLYKRHLEYHFCDNGIIIDEKNVAKELVNLIKDANRQLGIVIERVAISIPANNMTIKTSTKMLNLTHDRLITKNDIDSLITLAKEVPLLDDETTFFIRPYRYILNEQKALSAPPIGQAAHKVSIKAIVYVTKKRIIQSIFATLKYAKIEVMGILPEGFSLAWNIASPVDLQNGITIINWDYDNITAYVFVRETLCDQIIIPGGIKKIITRLRNVLSCDNKQALKYLYKIINLNNNSKDNLIIYSKYDHQHQTQLNFTHYDLKRIVNHVLTEEMETLSEKLANSLGRYNYPAVVVGEILRISGFKENLLALNKDKNVTVYIASTLGAKETWCTGLLGNIYYQHLANKVSATNIQSVDHRYIRYLNNNGDKKGPRSDKNGEHYQPGGNVNPAQGVMPLSKQHLNGSQQYQQKYYQNIK, from the coding sequence GTGAACGAAGTGGATTATAAGTTAAAAGAAGTATATGCTGTGTTAGAAATTAAAAATTATAGTTTTAGTTTTATGGTTGGTGTTTATACTGAATCACAAATTAAAGTGCTTTATAAAAGACATCTTGAATATCATTTTTGTGATAATGGTATCATTATTGATGAAAAAAATGTGGCTAAAGAATTAGTTAATTTAATTAAAGATGCAAATCGACAATTAGGAATTGTGATTGAACGAGTGGCAATTAGTATTCCAGCTAATAATATGACAATTAAAACTTCAACCAAAATGCTAAATTTAACACATGATCGTCTAATTACAAAAAATGATATTGATTCATTAATTACATTAGCAAAAGAAGTTCCTTTATTAGATGATGAAACTACTTTTTTTATTAGACCATATCGTTACATTCTGAATGAACAAAAAGCATTATCAGCGCCACCAATAGGGCAGGCGGCGCACAAAGTAAGTATTAAGGCAATTGTTTATGTAACAAAAAAACGAATTATTCAAAGTATTTTTGCTACCCTTAAATATGCCAAAATTGAAGTTATGGGTATCCTTCCAGAAGGGTTTAGTCTTGCGTGAAATATTGCATCACCAGTTGATTTGCAAAATGGGATTACAATTATTAATTGAGATTATGATAATATTACCGCTTATGTCTTTGTTCGTGAAACTTTATGCGATCAAATTATTATTCCGGGTGGGATTAAAAAAATAATTACGCGGTTACGTAATGTCTTAAGTTGTGATAATAAGCAAGCACTAAAATATTTATACAAAATTATTAATTTAAATAATAATAGTAAAGATAATTTAATTATTTACAGCAAATATGATCATCAACACCAAACACAATTAAATTTTACCCATTATGATTTAAAACGAATTGTTAATCATGTTTTAACAGAAGAAATGGAAACATTAAGTGAAAAGTTAGCTAATAGCTTAGGGCGCTATAACTATCCAGCGGTTGTTGTTGGTGAAATTTTACGAATTAGTGGGTTTAAAGAAAATCTGTTGGCGTTAAATAAAGATAAAAATGTTACTGTTTATATTGCTTCAACATTAGGAGCAAAAGAAACATGATGTACTGGCTTATTGGGAAATATTTATTATCAACATTTAGCAAATAAAGTTAGTGCAACAAATATTCAATCGGTTGATCATCGTTATATTCGTTACTTAAATAATAATGGTGATAAAAAAGGACCACGAAGTGACAAAAATGGTGAGCATTACCAACCAGGCGGCAATGTTAATCCAGCACAAGGGGTTATGCCGCTAAGTAAACAGCATTTAAATGGTTCACAACAATATCAACAAAAATACTACCAAAATATTAAATAA
- a CDS encoding phenylalanyl-tRNA synthetase subunit beta, translating to MIITRRWLNKYIDFTDISNADIAAALNSLGFEVERTHNFDCNSNIVCGRIQVVNEIPDTHLKFCLVDTGQELVDPIVCGASNPAENGYVVVARPGAVLANGTKIAKREIKGYASEGMMCSLSELGIGEKYLTAAEQDEIILTFNEKEVSYDMIGAEDILTKIGLTDYLFEIDLTLNRSDCLSAYELARELARYFKRELFPLELESTENLKEYQNPLKVVIATSAVESAISVNVKLTPEKSPLKLSDRIWLKINEYQSNVADPFGDLAIKATLETGQPLLLYDFNKIKNPLKITDDYENKTFNIKKGDLVVVDGNEFVELIGIRVNPAYAISATTTEITVLALHLNHIVMRQQQRKVGTSNINLQRYIKPLSYATVGLGLSRYLYLLKINGFLAELSVLNFIKEYKKTVEPISLTLLEINQFIGHSFTLLEIKALLEPLAFQFKEEGEQLFVTPPVTRTDIFQKVDLIEEIVRLFGYNNIIAKPPVLPNLVKAKRPAEKTIKNFETFFLNNGFYQAKTYALVKQEEITNFNFFNYQKPYQLLSPLSEEHAVMRLSLTNSLLNSVGYNNARNQKNVKLFTVEKIYANEKSYYHGAFVSQIEIVQNKITGDNLSNSYYYIKSLLEAYVQSEQIDINELSYQQAPKNKVYHPYQTSHVFLGKQLLAIIGLIHPAYQKEVNLKSATYFGEINFEVIFNYPQKKQTFFTPLSKFSASNRDISIWVPATVTYEQIKKKILTGVKNVVAIEVIDQYFDHNEMPNYVALTISFTFNDMTKQLTEADINQQFEQIKMNLKKLQLQIR from the coding sequence ATGATTATTACAAGAAGATGATTAAATAAATATATTGATTTTACTGATATTAGTAATGCTGATATTGCTGCTGCTTTAAATAGTTTAGGTTTTGAAGTAGAACGTACGCATAATTTTGATTGTAATAGCAATATTGTTTGTGGCCGAATTCAAGTGGTTAATGAAATTCCTGATACGCATTTAAAGTTTTGTCTCGTTGATACAGGCCAAGAATTAGTTGACCCAATTGTTTGCGGAGCTAGTAACCCAGCTGAAAACGGATATGTTGTTGTTGCTCGTCCAGGAGCAGTCTTAGCAAATGGAACAAAAATTGCAAAACGCGAAATTAAAGGATATGCTTCGGAAGGAATGATGTGTTCATTAAGTGAATTAGGAATTGGTGAAAAATATTTAACAGCAGCCGAACAAGATGAAATTATTTTAACTTTTAATGAAAAAGAAGTTTCATATGATATGATTGGTGCTGAGGATATTTTAACTAAAATTGGTTTAACTGATTATTTATTTGAGATTGATTTAACATTAAATCGAAGTGATTGTTTAAGTGCTTACGAGTTAGCTCGTGAATTAGCTCGCTATTTTAAACGAGAATTATTTCCGTTAGAGTTAGAATCAACAGAAAATTTAAAAGAATATCAAAATCCATTAAAAGTAGTAATTGCAACATCAGCAGTTGAATCAGCAATTAGCGTTAATGTTAAATTAACACCAGAAAAAAGTCCGTTAAAATTATCAGATCGAATTTGGTTAAAAATTAATGAATATCAATCAAATGTAGCAGATCCATTTGGCGATTTAGCAATTAAAGCAACGCTTGAGACAGGCCAACCATTATTGCTTTATGATTTTAATAAAATTAAAAACCCTTTAAAAATTACTGATGATTATGAAAATAAAACTTTTAATATTAAAAAAGGTGATTTAGTTGTTGTTGATGGGAATGAATTTGTTGAATTAATTGGGATTCGTGTTAATCCGGCTTATGCTATTAGTGCTACAACAACGGAAATAACAGTGTTAGCACTCCATTTAAATCATATTGTAATGCGTCAACAACAACGAAAAGTTGGCACTAGTAATATTAATTTGCAACGTTATATTAAACCACTTAGTTATGCTACTGTTGGGTTAGGATTATCACGTTATTTGTACTTATTAAAAATTAATGGTTTTTTGGCAGAGTTATCAGTTTTAAATTTTATTAAAGAATATAAGAAAACAGTTGAACCAATTAGCCTTACCTTACTTGAGATTAATCAATTTATTGGTCATTCTTTTACCTTATTAGAAATTAAAGCTTTATTAGAACCATTAGCTTTCCAATTTAAAGAAGAAGGCGAACAATTGTTTGTGACACCACCAGTAACCCGTACTGATATTTTCCAAAAAGTTGATTTAATTGAAGAAATTGTGCGGTTATTTGGTTATAATAACATTATTGCTAAACCGCCAGTTTTACCAAATCTAGTTAAAGCTAAACGTCCCGCTGAAAAAACAATTAAAAATTTTGAAACTTTCTTTTTAAATAATGGTTTTTATCAGGCAAAAACATATGCATTAGTTAAACAAGAGGAAATTACTAATTTTAATTTTTTTAATTATCAAAAACCATATCAATTATTATCTCCCTTATCAGAAGAACATGCGGTAATGCGCTTAAGTTTAACAAATAGTTTATTAAATAGTGTCGGATATAATAATGCTCGAAATCAAAAAAATGTTAAATTATTTACTGTTGAAAAAATTTATGCAAATGAGAAAAGTTATTATCATGGGGCCTTTGTAAGCCAAATCGAAATTGTTCAAAATAAAATAACAGGAGATAATCTTTCTAATTCATATTATTATATTAAAAGCTTATTGGAAGCTTATGTACAAAGTGAACAAATTGATATTAATGAATTATCATATCAACAAGCACCAAAAAATAAAGTTTACCATCCTTATCAAACTAGTCATGTTTTTTTAGGAAAACAATTATTAGCAATTATTGGTCTGATTCATCCTGCATATCAGAAAGAAGTTAATCTAAAAAGTGCAACTTATTTTGGCGAAATTAATTTTGAGGTAATTTTTAATTATCCGCAGAAAAAACAAACATTTTTTACACCGCTTTCTAAATTTAGCGCAAGTAATCGTGACATCTCAATTTGGGTACCCGCCACAGTAACCTATGAGCAAATTAAGAAAAAGATTTTAACTGGTGTAAAAAATGTTGTTGCGATAGAAGTTATTGACCAGTATTTTGATCATAACGAAATGCCTAACTATGTTGCTTTAACAATTAGTTTTACGTTTAATGATATGACAAAACAGTTAACTGAAGCAGATATTAACCAACAATTTGAACAAATTAAAATGAATTTGAAGAAATTACAATTACAAATTCGTTAG
- a CDS encoding putative S-adenosylmethionine-dependent methyltransferase, whose amino-acid sequence MEFKHQTVLLQEAIAGLNILNNGIYVDCTLGRAGHSLEILKHLPNGKLYCFEQDEAAIIASKQILQESKYHNYEIIKNNFVNLAAELQVRQVKAVNGILYDLGVSSPQLDDDNRGFSYRYDSLLDMRMNQKQELTAKIIVNTYSQEALAKLFQDYGEEPFAKVIAKNIVIDRNTQEIVTTFHLVEIIKKSLPQKILKKAKHPAKRVFQALRIEVNQELFVLQESLRQATTLLAVHGRLVVISFHSLEDRIVKKYFQSLTKDPNYEINQQLPVISHFESDYQIITKKAIVPSGTEQARNHRSTSAKLRILERVK is encoded by the coding sequence ATGGAATTTAAACATCAAACAGTCTTATTACAAGAAGCAATTGCCGGTTTAAATATTCTAAACAATGGGATTTATGTTGATTGTACCTTAGGGCGAGCTGGACATAGTCTTGAAATTTTAAAACATCTTCCAAATGGAAAGCTATATTGTTTTGAACAAGATGAAGCAGCAATTATTGCTTCTAAACAAATTTTGCAGGAAAGTAAATATCATAATTATGAAATTATTAAAAATAATTTTGTTAATTTAGCTGCTGAATTACAAGTACGACAAGTTAAAGCAGTTAATGGGATTTTATATGACCTCGGAGTATCATCACCACAATTAGATGATGATAACCGTGGTTTTAGTTATCGTTATGATAGTCTATTAGACATGCGGATGAATCAAAAGCAAGAATTAACCGCAAAAATCATTGTTAATACTTATTCACAAGAAGCTTTAGCAAAACTTTTTCAGGATTATGGTGAAGAACCATTTGCAAAAGTAATTGCAAAAAACATTGTTATTGATCGTAATACACAAGAAATTGTTACTACTTTCCATCTTGTTGAAATCATTAAAAAAAGCTTGCCACAAAAGATTTTAAAAAAAGCGAAACATCCGGCAAAACGAGTTTTTCAAGCATTACGGATTGAAGTAAATCAAGAGTTATTTGTTTTACAAGAATCATTACGACAAGCAACAACTTTATTAGCAGTGCATGGTCGCTTAGTTGTTATTTCATTTCATTCATTAGAAGATCGTATTGTTAAAAAATATTTTCAGAGTTTAACAAAAGATCCTAATTATGAAATAAATCAACAATTACCAGTAATATCACATTTTGAAAGTGATTATCAGATTATTACCAAAAAAGCAATCGTACCTTCGGGAACTGAACAAGCAAGAAATCATCGGAGTACAAGTGCTAAATTAAGAATATTAGAACGGGTGAAATAA
- a CDS encoding putative isoleucyl-tRNA synthetase: MNYKDTLLTPNTLFEMKANLAEKEPQIQLEWLKTNVVSARYQHNVSNQAFILHDGPPYANGDLHVGHALNKILKDFIVRYYNQKGFYSPWICGWDTHGLPIETAVVKSGVDRKTTPPVAFRQICRQYALDQIKKQITQFSRLGLFSDFQQKYVTLDLAYELEQLRLFQTMVQKKLVYRQLKPIYWSPSSESALAEAEIEYADLTSPSIYVTFTVTTGNKTINPGTKFLIWTTTPWTIPMNQLLAVGKDIVYVEVLVEGEKYLFAKALLDQLQTLLNWKKVKIVQEVVGAKLVGIITKHPLYERDSLVVLGHHVTVEAGTGIVHTASGFGEDDYLIARANNIPIFAPLDDAGKYTAEVADNSLVGVYYEDANKMIGQRLEQNGALLKLKFTKHRYPIDWRTKKPVIYRATAQWFVSIEKIKPELLSEIKQVQWNPQWAAKRMETMIENRQDWCISRQRLWGVPIIAFYDENNQPQFTPELIEHVINLFAKAKTTDIWFEWSADQLLPPAYQNRNWRKEQDIMDVWFDSGVSNLAVTKEYHLPHPVNVYLEGIDQFRGWFNSSLITSVVATGHAPYQVVLSHGFANDEKGRKMSKSLGNVISPLSITDQYGADILRMLVASVDYRDDVKIGSEILKQIAEAYRKIRNTLRFLLANLNDFNPLTDLQPKLAEVDYYVLHLAREFQQKVNKNYEEFNFNNVYTLINNFVTTTLSKFYLDFTKDILYIEEMKSPRRRAVQTTLYYLYRILVDVLKPIIPHTVEESHRFITYPHQQSSVHLEENFVLTMSINDKLVAKWDQVLKLRDDVNKELERRREQKEIKKSLECQVTIALKPAYASLATIKDLYQIFIVSEIIFTTDHQNLTEYETSYLKVQEKDGLKCQRCWMIYNQLNGQNNEICNRCFNVLSAKNVR; this comes from the coding sequence ATGAATTATAAAGATACATTATTAACTCCCAATACTTTATTTGAAATGAAAGCTAACTTGGCGGAAAAAGAACCACAAATTCAGTTAGAATGACTTAAAACAAATGTTGTTTCAGCACGCTACCAACATAATGTTAGCAACCAAGCCTTTATTTTACATGATGGGCCTCCGTATGCAAACGGAGATTTACATGTTGGTCACGCCTTAAATAAAATCTTAAAAGATTTTATTGTTCGTTATTATAACCAAAAAGGATTTTATAGTCCGTGAATTTGTGGCTGAGATACGCATGGTTTGCCAATTGAAACTGCTGTTGTTAAAAGTGGAGTTGATCGGAAAACAACCCCACCAGTCGCATTTCGCCAAATTTGTCGCCAATATGCTTTAGACCAAATTAAAAAACAAATTACGCAATTTAGTCGGTTAGGATTATTTAGTGATTTTCAGCAAAAATATGTGACATTAGATTTGGCATATGAATTAGAACAATTACGTTTATTTCAAACAATGGTCCAAAAAAAATTAGTTTATCGGCAATTAAAACCAATTTATTGATCACCTTCAAGTGAGTCAGCTTTAGCAGAGGCAGAAATTGAATATGCTGATTTAACATCACCATCAATTTATGTAACTTTTACGGTGACAACAGGGAATAAGACAATTAACCCAGGAACAAAATTTTTGATTTGAACAACAACACCGTGAACAATTCCAATGAATCAATTATTAGCGGTCGGCAAAGATATTGTTTATGTTGAAGTACTTGTTGAGGGTGAAAAATATTTATTTGCTAAGGCTTTATTAGACCAACTGCAAACATTATTAAATTGAAAAAAAGTTAAAATTGTGCAAGAAGTGGTTGGTGCCAAATTAGTTGGCATTATTACAAAACATCCTTTATATGAACGTGATAGTCTTGTTGTGCTTGGCCACCATGTTACTGTTGAAGCTGGAACAGGAATTGTTCATACAGCATCCGGATTTGGTGAAGATGATTATTTAATTGCGCGGGCTAATAATATTCCAATCTTTGCCCCGTTAGATGATGCTGGAAAATATACCGCTGAAGTAGCAGATAATAGTTTAGTTGGTGTTTATTATGAAGATGCTAATAAAATGATTGGACAACGATTAGAACAAAATGGCGCTTTGTTAAAATTAAAGTTTACAAAGCATCGTTATCCAATTGATTGACGAACAAAAAAACCAGTTATTTACCGAGCAACAGCACAATGATTTGTTTCAATTGAAAAAATTAAACCAGAATTATTAAGTGAAATTAAACAAGTACAATGGAATCCACAATGAGCAGCAAAAAGAATGGAAACAATGATTGAAAATCGTCAGGATTGATGTATTTCTCGACAAAGATTATGGGGTGTGCCAATTATTGCCTTTTATGATGAAAACAATCAACCACAATTTACACCAGAATTAATTGAACATGTTATTAATTTATTTGCAAAAGCAAAAACAACGGACATTTGATTTGAATGAAGTGCTGATCAACTGTTACCACCAGCTTATCAAAATCGCAATTGACGAAAAGAACAAGATATTATGGATGTTTGATTTGATAGTGGAGTTAGTAATTTAGCAGTAACCAAAGAATATCATTTGCCCCATCCCGTTAATGTTTATTTGGAAGGAATTGATCAATTTCGAGGGTGATTCAATTCATCGCTAATTACTTCAGTTGTGGCAACAGGACATGCTCCGTATCAAGTTGTTTTATCACATGGGTTTGCTAATGATGAAAAAGGGCGAAAAATGAGTAAATCATTGGGCAATGTTATCTCCCCATTATCGATTACTGACCAGTATGGGGCTGATATTTTGCGAATGTTAGTAGCTTCGGTTGATTATCGTGATGATGTTAAAATTGGTTCAGAAATTTTAAAACAAATTGCTGAAGCTTATCGAAAAATTCGTAATACATTGCGGTTTTTGTTAGCAAATTTAAATGATTTTAATCCACTAACAGATTTACAACCAAAATTAGCGGAAGTTGATTATTATGTCTTACATTTAGCTCGTGAATTTCAACAAAAAGTAAATAAAAATTATGAAGAATTTAATTTTAATAATGTTTATACTTTAATTAATAATTTTGTTACAACAACATTATCAAAATTTTATTTGGATTTTACAAAAGATATTTTATATATTGAGGAAATGAAATCACCACGTCGTCGTGCGGTCCAAACAACATTATATTATTTATATCGGATTTTAGTTGATGTTTTAAAACCAATTATTCCGCATACCGTTGAAGAAAGCCACCGCTTTATTACATATCCCCACCAACAAAGCTCGGTTCATTTAGAAGAAAATTTTGTTTTAACAATGTCGATTAATGATAAGTTAGTTGCAAAATGAGACCAAGTATTAAAGTTACGAGATGATGTTAACAAAGAATTAGAACGTCGTCGTGAACAAAAAGAAATTAAAAAATCATTAGAGTGTCAAGTAACGATTGCTTTAAAACCAGCCTATGCAAGTTTAGCAACAATTAAAGATTTATATCAAATTTTTATTGTTAGTGAAATTATTTTTACTACTGACCATCAGAACTTAACGGAATATGAAACTAGTTATTTAAAAGTTCAAGAAAAAGATGGTCTAAAATGCCAACGTTGTTGAATGATTTATAATCAGTTAAATGGACAAAATAATGAAATTTGTAATCGTTGTTTTAATGTTTTATCGGCAAAAAATGTGCGATAA
- a CDS encoding cell division protein FtsZ yields the protein MDNFDNYEQVASIKVIGIGGAGNNAVNRMIEAGVQGVEFIVANTDAQIISVSKSKNKIVLGKETSKGLGAGANPDVGRQAAIESAEEIKDALKGADMVFVAAGMGGGTGTGAAPIIAKLAREQGALTVGIITTPFSFEGRARNSYAIQGTEELRKHVDSLIIISNDRLLEVIGGVPLKDSFKEADNILRQGVQTITDLIAVPSLINLDFADIKTVMKNKGNALFGIGIGSGKDKAIEAANKAIISPLLEASIRGARDAIINVTGGNTLTLNDANDAVDIVKQAIGGEVNIIFGTAVNEHLDDEMIVTVIATGFDEEQNFTNPDNTYRASMEEYEAPAPRPTRDAEINDDNNDQDIARKRPSYFTNLSENSERETANANRRINAWREHVNNNQVVEHDDEDDDLPPFVRRSW from the coding sequence ATGGACAATTTTGATAATTATGAACAAGTCGCGTCAATAAAAGTGATCGGTATTGGTGGTGCTGGTAATAATGCAGTTAATCGTATGATTGAAGCAGGCGTGCAAGGGGTTGAATTTATTGTTGCTAATACTGATGCCCAGATTATTAGTGTTTCAAAGTCAAAAAATAAAATTGTATTGGGTAAAGAAACATCGAAGGGGCTAGGAGCAGGTGCTAATCCTGATGTTGGTCGCCAAGCAGCAATTGAATCAGCAGAAGAAATTAAAGATGCTTTAAAAGGGGCAGATATGGTTTTTGTTGCCGCTGGAATGGGTGGTGGAACTGGAACTGGGGCTGCTCCTATTATTGCCAAACTTGCTAGAGAACAAGGCGCTTTAACCGTTGGAATTATTACAACGCCATTTTCATTTGAAGGTCGTGCGCGCAATAGTTATGCCATCCAAGGAACGGAAGAACTACGTAAGCATGTTGATTCATTAATTATTATTTCAAATGATCGCTTATTAGAAGTCATTGGGGGTGTCCCATTAAAAGATTCGTTCAAAGAAGCCGATAATATTTTACGCCAAGGAGTTCAAACCATTACTGATTTAATTGCAGTACCATCCTTAATTAATTTAGACTTTGCAGATATTAAGACTGTTATGAAAAATAAAGGGAACGCTTTATTTGGGATCGGTATTGGTTCAGGTAAAGATAAAGCAATTGAAGCTGCTAATAAAGCAATTATTTCTCCATTATTAGAAGCGTCGATCCGTGGTGCACGTGATGCTATTATTAATGTTACTGGTGGAAATACCTTAACCTTAAATGATGCTAATGACGCTGTTGATATTGTTAAACAAGCAATTGGCGGCGAAGTTAATATTATTTTTGGAACAGCAGTTAATGAGCATTTAGATGATGAAATGATTGTAACTGTAATTGCGACTGGGTTTGATGAAGAACAAAATTTTACTAATCCGGATAATACTTATCGTGCTTCAATGGAAGAATATGAAGCACCAGCACCGCGTCCAACTCGTGACGCTGAGATTAATGATGACAACAATGATCAAGATATTGCTCGTAAACGACCAAGTTATTTCACTAATTTATCAGAAAATTCTGAACGTGAAACAGCAAATGCAAACCGTCGAATTAATGCGTGACGAGAGCATGTTAATAATAATCAAGTAGTTGAACATGACGATGAAGATGATGATTTACCACCATTTGTTCGTCGTAGTTGATAA